One genomic region from Magallana gigas chromosome 3, xbMagGiga1.1, whole genome shotgun sequence encodes:
- the LOC136269595 gene encoding cys-loop ligand-gated ion channel-like, with protein sequence MVKRTIYIRVVFLKVGEIDTVKEKYFADVFVQARWREPALDHSQHLENSNLKNYWDPKISVQNVIDSKKKKALKELNFTPNGEAFITEKRKISGHFSEKLELMDFPFDHQYLNLIITSELPATDLEFQEDKDELSTINVSCFVDVQEWSLCDYVSSVPYTESKVFSQKRNVNTKFPGISVGCCAVRRAGFFVWNVIVIMTLICATSFATFAVGRDKPESRLGLSITLMLTAVTFRLTTNANLPKISYHTRLDKFILANMFFNWLVTAWHAVITRFEYDVDLQATMENWAFFVFLIAYGLFLVVFVSLVLITYMLRNNELQSKLKIYEEKAEKLLGGHWKDSRSKEQVGITNRRRGGLSYATPGTASAVYPMDT encoded by the exons ATGGTAAAG AGAACGATCTATATCCGCGTGGTGTTCCTGAAGGTGGGGGAGATTGACACGGTCAAGGAGAAATACTTTGCCGATGTCTTCGTGCAGGCAAGATGGCGGGAACCGGCATTGGATCACAGTCAA CATTTGGAAAACAGTAACTTGAAGAACTATTGGGATCCCAAAATATCTGTTCAGAATGTAATCGACTCTAAGAAGAAGAAAGCATTAAAAGAGTTGAATTTTACCCCCAATGGTGAGGCTTTCATTAcggagaaaagaaaaattagcGGACATTTCTCGGAGAAGCTAGAGCTGATGGACTTTCCGTTTGATCACCAG TATTTGAACCTGATCATTACCTCTGAGCTCCCCGCCACTGATCTGGAGTTCCAGGAGGACAAGGACGAGCTGAGTACCATCAATGTGTCCTGCTTCGTGGACGTCCAGGAGTGGTCCCTGTGTGACTACGTGTCCTCCGTACCCTACACAGAATCCAAAGTCTTCTCTCAGAAACGGAACGTCAACACCAAATTTCCCGGCATTTCCGTCGGATGTTGCGCAGTCAGACGCGCGGGATTCTTCGTCTGGAACGTTATCGTCATCATG actctTATATGTGCCACTTCCTTCGCCACATTTGCAGTCGGTCGCGACAAACCTGAGAGCCGGTTAGGGCTGTCCATAACTCTCATGTTGACGGCGGTCACCTTCCGTCTGACGACGAACGCTAATCTCCCCAAAATATCCTATCACACCCGCCTG GACAAGTTTATCCTGGCCAACATGTTCTTTAACTGGCTGGTGACGGCCTGGCACGCGGTCATAACGAGGTTCGAATATGACGTTGACCTACAAGCGACAATGGAAAACTGGGCCTTCTTCGTCTTTCTCATTGCATACGGGCTCTTCCTAGTCGTCTTTGTTTCCTTAGTGCTCATTACA TATATGTTACGAAATAACGAACTACAATCAAAGCTGAAGATATACGAG GAGAAGGCGGAGAAGTTACTAGGCGGTCATTGGAAGGATTCCCGCTCGAAGGAGCAGGTGGGCATCACAAATAGG
- the LOC117691247 gene encoding uncharacterized protein — MVHSILELVAPGQSEDLLKLMVESVTSTKHQETENLLEILTKIYNDSTYKAVKDQTLSIMAGLTTKEDLKSRIPGLTNYHIDKVRAVTPDQIFQKVNQPPKKRQKMDQTKLEHCLSFFFSSSFHQLVSYGTRDLELDSGETVVIPDVVRTACHSSIIEMYEKHCKDTDFSPLSRATLFRILHACSASKRRNPHGLDNITADGFAAFKSLCNILKNLELKGTIDKDMKSTLTQLLTDGQNYLKRTFKFHVSLDSACSDHCMQWACSDPKDVKFQSVCNHEHTDSCQECEKLSVVLDQMCSLNLDDDEAVDVIEARNNIQAWKAHIVRTINQDRSRVDLLDTLKTSQILLVMDWAMKFLPLLHREKQSDWFGQKGISWHVTVGITKDNNGSLKHSTWVHILESGKQDWFAVASILEHTLSTVAQQYPNMKEAFLRSDNAGCYHNGFLWSSIPSISERTGIVVKRFNFSEAQAGKSYCDAKIAHLRKKMRLYVADGNDIKFPADMKMALDTSGGVAGCQVAVVDVDYTHQLLFGHKWRDVRFITDFEIDSSLMTTHRAFDIGQGNVIDATLMVSLPQSSTDLRILSNFMTPEKQEGQIQTPSTVKEPVQCFPCSEEGCLQSFCTFEEYEEHMYFERHTFEFHQNSNMSTFDKVKLRWAEKCNLHESEEQVIMPTALSDSDGKGSSIRGWALKKEKKQVRFKQHVRDYLNEVFKTGAEVGRKANPAEVALNMRALTNDRGERIFAAQDCLKPSQIISYFSRLTSQSKDSSKHGSREIAEEEDDEYLEHVIREIEIQEIKDTVNAL; from the exons ATGGTACATAGTATCCTGGAATTGGTTGCTCCTGGACAATCAGAAGATCTACTGAAACTCATGGTGGAGTCTGTAACAAGCACCAAACACCAAGAAACTGAAAACCTTTTGGAAATACTGACTAAAATCTACAACGATTCCACATACAAGGCTGTGAAAGATCAGACTCTATCTATTATGGCTGGACTTACAACAAAAGAGGACCTCAAGAGCAGAATCCCAGGACTTACAAACTATCATATTGACAAAGTTCGAGCTGTTACACCAGACCAAATATTTCAGAAGGTAAACCAACCTCCAAAGAAAAGACAAAAAATGGACCAAACTAAACTAGAGCACTGTCTCTCATTTTTCTTCAGCTCCTCTTTTCACCAACTGGTGTCTTATGGTACAAGAGATTTGGAGCTTGACTCTGGTGAAACAGTTGTAATTCCAGATGTGGTTCGCACTGCTTGCCATTCTTCTATaattgaaatgtatgaaaaacaTTGCAAAGACACTGACTTCTCACCACTGTCAAGGGCTACACTATTTCGCATCCTACATGCATGCTCGGCTTCCAAACGGCGCAACCCCCATGGCTTAGACAACATTACAGCAGATGGCTTTGCTGCTTTTAAGTCTTTGTGTAACATCTTGAAGAATCTAGAGCTCAAAGGAACCATAGACAAAGATATGAAATCTACCTTGACACAACTTCTCACAGATGGTCAAAATTATCTGAAGAGAACCTTCAAGTTCCATGTCTCTCTAGACTCAGCTTGTTCTGACCATTGTATGCAGTGGGCTTGCAGTGATCCTAAAGATGTCAAATTTCAGTCCGTATGCAACCATGAGCACACAGACAGCTGTCAAGAGTGTGAAAAATTATCAGTGGTCCTTGATCAGATGTGCTCTTTGAATCTAGATGATGATGAGGCAGTAGATGTTATAGAGGCAAGAAACAACATCCAAGCATGGAAAGCCCACATCGTAAGAACAATCAACCAAGACCGCAGCAGAGTAGATCTTCTAGACACTTTGAAAACATCTCAAATACTGCTGGTGATGGACTGGGCCATGAAGTTTCTCCCTCTTTTACATCGAGAGAAGCAGTCAGACTGGTTTGGTCAAAAAGGGATCTCATGGCATGTCACTGTTGGCATCACTAAAGATAATAATGGATCTCTAAAG CATAGTACTTGGGTGCACATTCTGGAAAGTGGCAAACAGGACTGGTTTGCTGTAGCATCAATCCTGGAACATACTCTTTCAACTGTGGCTCAGCAGTATCCCAATATGAAAGAGGCATTCCTAAGATCTGACAATGCTGGATGTTATCACAATGGATTTCTCTGGAGTTCAATTCCTAGCATATCTGAGAGAACAG GAATCGTTGTTAAAAGATTCAACTTTAGTGAGGCACAAGCAGGAAAATCATATTGTGATGCCAAAATTGCTCATCTTAGGAAGAAAATGAGATTGTATGTAGCAGATGGCAATGACATCAAGTTTCCAGCTGACATGAAGATGGCCTTAGATACAAGTGGAGGAGTTGCTGGATGCCAGGTAGCAGTTGTTGATGTTGATTACACCCATCAACTGTTATTTGGCCACAAATGGAGGGATGTACGTTTCATCActgattttgaaattgattcTTCCTTGATGACCACTCACCGTGCGTTTGACATTGGTCAGGGAAATGTTATTGACGCAACATTGATGGTCTCCTTACCACAGAGTTCAACGGATCTACGAATACTCTCCAACTTCATGACACCAGAAAAGCAGGAAGGACAAATACAAACTCCAAGTACTGTAAAAGAACCTGTTCAGTGCTTCCCTTGTTCCGAAGAAGGCTGTTTACAAAGTTTTTGCACCTTTGAAGAATATGAGGAACATATGTATTTTGAGAGGCACACgtttgaatttcatcaaaattcaaacatgtCTACATTTGACAAAGTTAAGCTGAGATGGGCAGAAAAATGTAACCTGCATGAAAGTGAAGAGCAGGTCATCATGCCAACAGCCCTGTCTGACAGTGATGGAAAAGGTTCTAGCATAAGAGGATGGGCTcttaagaaagaaaagaaacaagTTCGGTTCAAACAGCACGTGCGCGATTATCTAAACGAGGTATTCAAGACTGGAGCGGAGGTTGGGAGGAAGGCTAATCCAGCAGAGGTTGCTTTGAACATGAGAGCACTGACAAACGATAGGGGAGAGCGCATTTTTGCAGCTCAGGACTGTTTAAAGCCAAGTCAAATAATTTCCTATTTCTCCAGGCTCACATCACAATCCAAGGATTCCTCGAAACATGGGAGCAGAGAAATAGCAGAAGAAGAGGATGATGAATACCTGGAACACGTTATCAGGGAAATTGAAATTCAGGAAATCAAAGACACTGTGAATGCGCTGTGA
- the LOC105345598 gene encoding cys-loop ligand-gated ion channel: MVKRTVYIRVVFLKVGEIDTVKEKYFADVFVQARWREPALDHSQHLKNSNLDNYWGPKISVQNVIDFNKKKVLKELNFNPHGEAFITEKRKISGNFSEKLELMDFPFDHQYLNLIITSELPATDLEFQEDKDELSTINVSCFVDVQEWSLCDYVASVPYTESKVFSQKRNVNTKFPGISVGCCAVRRAGFFVWNVIVIMTLICATSFATFAVSRKLPQNRLQLSITLMLTAVTFRLTTNANLPKISYHTRLDKFILANMFFNWLVTAWHAVITRFDYDDDLQATMDNWAFLVFLIAYGLFLVVFVSLVLITYVLRNNELQSKLKIYEEKAEKLLGGHWKDSRSKEQEDVTIRRRAGLSYSTPGTASAVYPMDT, translated from the exons ATGGTAAAG AGAACGGTCTATATCCGCGTGGTGTTCCTGAAGGTGGGGGAGATTGACACGGTCAAGGAGAAATACTTTGCCGATGTCTTCGTCCAGGCAAGATGGCGAGAACCGGCATTGGATCACAGTCAA CACCTGAAGAACAGTAACTTGGACAACTACTGGGGTCCCAAAATATCTGTTCAGAATGTAATCGACTTTAATAAGAAGAAAGTATTAAAAGAGTTGAATTTTAACCCCCATGGCGAGGCTTTCATTAcagagaaaagaaaaatcagCGGAAACTTCTCGGAGAAGCTAGAGCTGATGGACTTTCCGTTTGATCACCAG TATTTGAACCTGATCATTACCTCTGAGCTCCCCGCCACTGATCTGGAGTTCCAGGAAGACAAGGACGAGCTGAGTACCATCAATGTGTCCTGCTTCGTGGACGTCCAGGAGTGGTCCCTGTGTGACTACGTGGCCTCCGTCCCCTACACAGAATCCAAAGTCTTCTCCCAGAAACGGAACGTCAACACCAAATTTCCCGGCATTTCCGTCGGATGTTGCGCAGTCAGACGCGCGGGATTCTTCGTCTGGAACGTTATCGTCATCATG acTCTTATATGTGCCACTTCCTTCGCCACATTCGCAGTCAGTCGCAAGCTACCTCAGAACCGATTACAGCTGTCCATCACTCTCATGTTGACGGCGGTCACCTTCCGTCTGACGACGAACGCTAATCTCCCCAAAATATCCTATCACACCCGCCTG GACAAGTTTATCCTGGCCAACATGTTCTTTAACTGGCTGGTGACGGCCTGGCACGCGGTCATAACGAGGTTCGACTATGACGATGACCTACAAGCGACAATGGACAACTGGGCCTTCCTCGTCTTCCTCATTGCATACGGGCTCTTCCTAGTCGTTTTTGTTTCCTTAGTGCTCATTACA TATGTGTTACGAAATAACGAACTTCAATCAAAGCTGAAGATATACGAG GAGAAGGCGGAGAAGTTACTAGGTGGCCATTGGAAGGATTCCCGCTCGAAGGAGCAGGAGGACGTCACAATTAGG agaCGTGCTGGATTGTCCTACTCCACGCCAGGGACAGCGTCGGCTGTGTATCCCATGGATACCTGA